The Benincasa hispida cultivar B227 chromosome 9, ASM972705v1, whole genome shotgun sequence genome has a segment encoding these proteins:
- the LOC120084413 gene encoding NAC domain-containing protein 17-like, with protein sequence MEVLRRSSADDDKPWPPGFRFHPTDEELVLYYLKRKICGRKIKLDVVGDIDVYKWDPEELPGLSKLKTGDRQWFFFSPRDGKYLNGAKSNRATRHGYWKVTGKDRTVACNSRNVGVKKTLVFYRGRAPKGERTDWVMHEYTMDEEELSRCTNVQSYYAVYKVYKKSGPGPKNGEQYGAPFKEEDWVDGEFCDFNNSDDQEIPAEKPDMDATVIERETCQATHFSLDNLDMWMKQISDEALFEFPKAGPCDNSLSLGGCQEDPVSTIDLHSQEHILPRSVEVSNSKQQPSIAPESDFINSDISELHPFQNHEAKSAPKVSQLTSFLFEDDFLELDDLGGPEFNLSNTEKPSGSGNLQSEELNGLYDLDQFHDAAMFLNDLGSFEFGNYSDLYENENANNLANPMDGQFQSNPNGANASQIYNQMPKPDSALNGLALSELQRTSGVLCDSSNFVAETNQNEVGEDSSASRVSSALWAFVESIPTTPASAAENGLVNPSFDRISSLSKWRISMKSTTVSAIDSSSLMSRRTGRTRKGRLFLFSVVGALFAILWVFLGAVRLWQRCISL encoded by the exons ATGGAGGTCTTGCGGCGGAGCTCTGCCGACGACGACAAGCCCTGGCCGCCGGGCTTCCGCTTCCACCCCACTGATGAGGAGCTTGTACTTTACTATTTGAAGAGGAAGATCTGTGGCCGAAAAATCAAGCTCGACGTCGTCGGCGATATCGACGTCTACAAATGGGACCCCGAGGAATTGCCTG GGCTTTCTAAGCTGAAAACTGGTGATAGACAATGGTTTTTTTTCAGTCCAAGAGATGGGAAGTACCTAAATGGGGCAAAATCAAATAGGGCAACCAGACATGGGTATTGGAAAGTTACTGGCAAGGATCGTACTGTGGCATGTAATTCTCGCAATGTTGGAGTCAAGAAGACATTGGTTTTCTATAGAGGTCGCGCCCCTAAGGGTGAGCGTACCGACTGGGTGATGCATGAATACACTATGGACGAGGAGGAGCTGAGCAGATGTACAAATGTACAG AGTTATTATGCTGTTTATAAGGTCTACAAAAAAAGTGGACCTGGTCCGAAAAATGGTGAGCAATACGGAGCACCATTTAAAGAAGAAGACTGGGTTGATGGCGAATTCTGTGATTTTAATAACTCTGATGATCAAGAGATACCTGCTGAGAAACCTGATATGGATGCCACTGTCATTGAGAGAGAGACTTGCCAAGCTACACATTTTTCATTGGATAATCTTGATATGTGGATGAAACAAATTTCTGATGAGGCCCTATTCGAGTTTCCAAAAGCTGGTCCTTGTGACAACTCCTTATCCCTG GGTGGTTGTCAAGAAGATCCTGTGAGTACCATTGATCTACATTCACAAGAGCATATCCTTCCTAGATCAGTTGAAGTGTCTAATTCCAAGCAGCAGCCAAGTATTGCGCCTGAAAGTGACTTCATCAACTCAGATATCTCTGAACTGCATCCATTCCAGAATCATGAGGCCAAATCTGCTCCGAAAGTTTCTCAACTAACTAGTTTTCTATTTGAGGACGATTTTCTGGAATTAGATGATCTTGGTGGTCCTGAATTTAATCTATCAAATACTGAAAAACCATCTGGATCTGGGAACTTGCAGTCTGAAGAGTTAAACGGTCTCTACGACCTTGATCAATTCCATGATGCAGCCATGTTCCTTAATGATTTGGGTTCTTTTGAGTTTGGAAACTATTCAGATTTATATGAGAATGAAAATGCGAATAATCTGGCAAACCCCATGGATGGTCAGTTTCAATCCAATCCCAATGGTGCAAACGCCAGCCAGATCTACAATCAAATGCCTAAGCCTGATTCAGCCTTAAATGGCTTAGCTTTATCAGAATTGCAACGAACTTCAG GTGTGTTGTGTGACTCTTCAAATTTTGTGGCCGAAACAAATCAAAATGAAGTAGGGGAGGACAGCTCTGCTAGTCGTGTCTCTTCTGCTCTCTGGGCCTTTGTTGAATCTATACCTACTACCCCTGCATCAGCTGCAGAAAATGGTCTGGTTAACCCATCATTTGATCGAATATCGAGCTTGAGTAAGTGGAGAATAAGTATGAAAAGCACGACGGTTTCTGCAATTGATTCTTCATCTCTTATGAGTAGGAGAACTGGCAGGACCAGAAAGGGTAGGCTCTTTCTCTTCTCTGTTGTAGGAGCATTATTTGCCATCTTATGGGTATTTTTAGGAGCTGTTAGACTGTGGCAAAGATGCATATCCTTATGA